One segment of Campylobacter concisus ATCC 51562 DNA contains the following:
- a CDS encoding XRE family transcriptional regulator: MDLAQKIRSLREDKEWTQGDLAEKSGVGKSSIQLYESGKGNITQLNLEKIASAFGVNVSYFLNDKMSNSLSISVHKSSPNMSISPEKSEKLQKMQNLISEQENKLINLRFFPNVSAAAGYGANNDNESFKSIPVTASFLTTILRIPAKQYDVINVLGNSMEPFLKDGDMVLVLPTHEASNGEIVIANLGGDLYVKKLLKDPIKKRIRLTSMNKLYEDIVVEDDELDQLKIVGVVKKVLPSGLISA; the protein is encoded by the coding sequence ATGGATTTAGCACAAAAGATTAGGTCTTTACGAGAAGACAAGGAATGGACGCAAGGTGATTTGGCTGAAAAATCAGGAGTTGGCAAGTCTAGCATACAATTATACGAAAGCGGCAAAGGTAATATTACGCAACTAAATTTAGAAAAAATTGCCTCTGCATTTGGCGTAAATGTATCTTATTTTCTAAACGACAAAATGTCCAATAGTTTGTCCATAAGTGTCCATAAGTCGTCTCCTAATATGTCCATTAGTCCAGAAAAATCTGAAAAATTACAAAAGATGCAAAATCTTATAAGCGAGCAAGAAAATAAGCTTATAAATTTGCGCTTTTTCCCTAACGTTAGCGCGGCTGCCGGATACGGCGCAAACAACGACAACGAGAGCTTTAAAAGCATACCCGTTACGGCTTCTTTTTTAACGACTATATTGCGTATACCGGCCAAACAATACGATGTTATAAACGTGCTTGGTAACAGCATGGAACCGTTTTTAAAAGATGGCGATATGGTGCTTGTCTTGCCTACGCATGAGGCCAGTAACGGCGAGATAGTAATAGCAAACCTCGGTGGCGATCTATATGTCAAAAAGCTACTTAAAGACCCAATAAAAAAGCGTATTCGTCTAACCTCCATGAACAAACTTTATGAAGATATAGTAGTAGAGGATGACGAGCTAGACCAGCTTAAAATCGTGGGCGTAGTTAAAAAAGTGCTTCCGTCGGGTTTAATATCAGCATAA
- a CDS encoding PD-(D/E)XK motif protein, translated as MINPWNDMKNNTRRRVNGDNRYDIFWIVDLDGRYTFGIELDFCIKTSKKSIKFIGLNTLRKDFKDATKFYIALNDNSNWQLFVLVCNDIISLLNTCNNNENVLDNIETRLLKWKKFFISNDDDFGIERQMGLFGELSFLNNIAAKQVGFEEALSSWVGADFDKQDFLFNDCAVEIKTYKASKSPHVTISSAYQLYTTKEKLYLAVYSLSINSQGLSVEDIIKSIEVKVADIESFYKKLFSYGYKSNFQVELLKFKIDKILFFNVDNKFPKITSIDIDSRIHNVKYTVDLLKCNEFLLERIKL; from the coding sequence ATGATTAATCCTTGGAATGATATGAAAAACAATACCAGAAGAAGGGTTAATGGTGACAATAGATATGATATTTTTTGGATAGTGGATTTGGATGGAAGATATACTTTTGGCATTGAACTAGATTTTTGTATAAAAACTAGTAAAAAGAGTATAAAATTTATTGGTTTAAATACACTAAGAAAAGATTTTAAAGATGCTACCAAATTTTATATAGCACTAAACGATAATTCCAATTGGCAACTATTTGTATTGGTTTGCAACGATATTATTTCTCTTTTAAATACTTGCAATAATAATGAAAATGTTTTAGACAATATAGAAACAAGACTCCTAAAATGGAAAAAATTTTTTATTTCAAATGATGATGATTTTGGAATAGAAAGGCAAATGGGGCTATTTGGTGAACTTAGTTTTTTAAATAATATTGCAGCTAAACAAGTTGGTTTTGAAGAGGCATTAAGTTCTTGGGTTGGGGCAGATTTTGATAAACAAGACTTTTTATTTAATGACTGCGCTGTTGAGATTAAAACGTATAAAGCTTCAAAATCGCCACATGTTACAATTTCATCTGCTTATCAACTTTATACAACTAAAGAAAAATTATATCTCGCAGTATACTCTTTATCTATAAATTCGCAAGGACTTAGTGTTGAGGACATCATAAAGAGTATAGAAGTGAAGGTCGCCGACATAGAATCATTTTATAAAAAGCTTTTTTCGTATGGCTATAAATCAAATTTTCAAGTAGAACTATTAAAATTTAAAATAGATAAAATTTTATTTTTTAATGTAGATAATAAATTTCCAAAAATTACTTCCATAGACATAGATTCCAGAATTCATAACGTAAAATATACGGTAGATTTATTAAAATGCAATGAATTTTTGTTGGAGAGAATAAAACTTTAA
- a CDS encoding Z1 domain-containing protein — MECSFYEEVFNFSKSSLTNKYSKQNEVLQEEDIDNEISRVKRFIKSDIKVDIFNQDGDFSDNDYEKLKDDLEKYFNVRMSTGLVIKGDEQKRRNTSWYSINTKANNSNFYWDRLEKFYKNFLPPQVIKTVDDDTDMIMNQIGDPRENEFSVYGMVVGHVQSGKTSNYASLICKAADIGYKFIVIVAGDKNNLRNQTQIRINEAFVGKNDSKIVGVGLDDLPNANRMQPISLTTEISDFNTRDAHKNSQGINFDNINTPVLLVIKKNAITLSNVIRWIKSHYNNKISKHAMLLIDDESDYASINTKEEDDPTTINKELRALLELFEKSSYVAYTATPYANIFIDHTIEDEQSVKIKNMNEQISKDLFPRDFIYALDAPTNYFGAEKIFIDNPDRYLIDINDYDEKIPLNHKKDHLISELPQSLYEAINVFILNVATRDLRGQIKHNSMLVNISRFSDVHEKIASLIDEYLKVLKNDINAFILLPNCVEQSRLILNLKDIFETKFDIEFSWLEISKKLSEIATSILVIEVHQKSKKPLNYNTGERVNVIAVGGLSLSRGFTLEGLSVSYFIRSTIFYDTLMQMGRWFGYRQGYEDLFKIYMPEKIQNYFRFIIEATNELMYKFKEMAEDGLTPYNFGLAVRQDPNSRLQITAKNKMKNAEEKCISLDLSGKLIETVRFAKNPQLHDNNLNILKKFIESLNRGSKKGSATIYKNIDKMKILNFINNFSVIKAHMHLDFIRTYLEDKNTMWDVVLYGGKGMFLEKFGINMEERSKLQDKGDYIELGNRKLSAEDPEKALLDDKIYEQSKKEKRGDRPSFLRKNLKNPILMLHILDTKNNQIGFGCDILPAYGVCFPNDGVYSSSQTIKYLINKVYQEEMLLEFEELEEQDD, encoded by the coding sequence ATGGAATGTAGTTTTTATGAAGAAGTTTTTAATTTTTCAAAAAGTAGTTTGACCAACAAGTACTCTAAACAGAATGAGGTTTTACAAGAGGAAGATATTGACAACGAAATATCTCGAGTAAAAAGATTTATTAAGTCCGACATTAAAGTTGATATATTTAACCAAGACGGCGATTTTTCAGATAATGATTATGAAAAACTAAAAGACGACTTAGAGAAATATTTTAATGTAAGAATGAGTACGGGCTTAGTAATAAAAGGCGATGAACAAAAACGACGCAATACGTCTTGGTATAGCATAAACACAAAAGCCAATAATAGTAATTTTTACTGGGATAGATTGGAAAAATTTTATAAAAACTTCTTGCCTCCGCAAGTCATTAAAACTGTAGATGATGATACTGATATGATAATGAATCAAATTGGAGATCCAAGAGAGAATGAATTTAGTGTATACGGTATGGTTGTAGGGCATGTTCAATCTGGCAAAACTTCAAATTATGCTTCATTGATATGTAAGGCTGCCGATATTGGTTATAAATTTATAGTTATTGTTGCTGGAGATAAAAACAATCTTAGAAACCAGACTCAAATTCGTATAAATGAGGCTTTTGTTGGTAAAAATGACTCAAAAATAGTCGGGGTTGGACTTGATGATTTGCCTAATGCAAATAGAATGCAACCCATTAGCTTGACTACGGAAATAAGCGATTTTAATACAAGAGATGCACATAAAAACTCACAAGGTATAAATTTTGACAATATCAATACGCCCGTACTTTTGGTTATAAAGAAAAACGCAATCACTCTTTCCAATGTCATAAGATGGATCAAGTCTCATTATAATAATAAAATTTCAAAACATGCCATGTTATTGATAGATGACGAGTCTGACTACGCTTCCATAAATACAAAAGAGGAAGACGATCCAACTACCATAAATAAAGAGCTAAGGGCTCTTTTGGAACTTTTTGAAAAAAGCTCCTATGTTGCATATACTGCCACCCCTTATGCAAATATTTTTATAGATCATACAATAGAAGATGAGCAAAGTGTAAAAATTAAAAACATGAATGAGCAGATTTCTAAAGATTTATTTCCAAGAGATTTTATATATGCTCTTGATGCACCAACTAATTATTTCGGTGCTGAAAAAATTTTTATAGATAATCCTGATAGGTATTTAATAGATATTAATGATTATGATGAAAAAATTCCTTTAAACCATAAAAAAGATCACCTTATATCCGAATTGCCACAAAGTCTATACGAAGCTATAAATGTATTTATACTAAATGTGGCAACAAGGGATTTAAGGGGTCAAATTAAGCATAATAGTATGCTTGTTAATATTAGTCGTTTTTCTGATGTGCATGAAAAAATTGCTAGCCTGATAGATGAATATTTAAAAGTATTAAAAAATGATATTAATGCTTTTATTTTACTGCCAAATTGCGTAGAGCAAAGTAGATTGATATTAAACTTAAAGGATATTTTTGAAACAAAATTTGATATAGAATTTTCATGGTTGGAGATTTCAAAAAAATTATCCGAAATAGCAACTAGTATTCTAGTAATAGAGGTTCATCAAAAGAGCAAGAAGCCACTTAATTACAATACCGGTGAAAGAGTAAATGTCATTGCAGTCGGAGGACTTAGCCTGTCACGTGGCTTTACTCTAGAAGGACTCAGTGTTAGTTATTTTATAAGAAGTACCATATTCTATGATACGCTTATGCAGATGGGTAGATGGTTCGGGTACAGACAAGGTTATGAGGATTTGTTTAAAATTTATATGCCAGAAAAGATTCAAAACTATTTTAGATTTATTATTGAGGCTACAAATGAGCTTATGTATAAATTTAAAGAGATGGCGGAAGATGGTCTAACTCCTTATAATTTTGGATTAGCTGTCAGACAAGATCCAAATAGTCGATTACAAATTACAGCCAAAAATAAGATGAAAAACGCAGAAGAAAAATGTATTTCATTGGATTTAAGTGGAAAGCTAATAGAAACCGTAAGATTTGCTAAAAACCCACAACTACACGATAATAATTTAAATATTTTAAAAAAGTTTATAGAATCACTTAATAGAGGTAGTAAAAAAGGAAGTGCCACTATATATAAAAATATAGATAAAATGAAAATATTAAATTTTATAAATAACTTTAGTGTTATAAAAGCACATATGCATTTAGATTTTATAAGGACGTATCTGGAAGATAAGAATACAATGTGGGATGTTGTTCTTTATGGCGGAAAGGGTATGTTTTTAGAAAAATTTGGGATAAATATGGAAGAGCGCTCAAAATTGCAAGACAAGGGTGATTACATAGAACTTGGGAATAGAAAACTATCGGCAGAAGATCCGGAAAAAGCATTGTTAGATGACAAAATTTACGAACAAAGCAAGAAAGAAAAAAGAGGCGATAGGCCTTCATTTTTAAGAAAAAATTTAAAAAATCCAATTTTAATGTTGCATATATTAGACACCAAAAATAATCAAATCGGATTTGGCTGCGATATATTGCCAGCCTATGGCGTTTGTTTTCCTAATGATGGTGTTTATAGTAGCTCTCAAACTATTAAATATTTAATCAATAAGGTATATCAAGAAGAGATGCTTTTGGAATTTGAAGAATTAGAAGAGCAAGATGATTAA
- a CDS encoding AIPR family protein, with protein sequence MVSLDDFHQDFMQDIVSQAQSRGISKQEAFFESVCDSLVDEGELSQDYMIAEYNKRDMEVSGYDFDVERGKLSLLVHCFFQSDDIQTLIKAQIESKFKKLENFLLRSFQKLYDIMEEGFEHYSMAYNIYSYLIKNEIKKIRLIIITDGKITKNLASIPNKVLSGIDAEYRIIDIEFLYKIYTINNSKNNFDVEVDLPALVVDTPAKDYRSYLSVIDGRTIVEIYDTFGSRLLEQNVRTFLQFRGNVNKGLRNTIEYKPEMFFAYNNGITATANDVILQDGKIIKISNFQIVNGGQTVSAIYASSKNSKLDVSKIYVQMKLSVVADAEKQDEFVSKVSEYANTQNKINQSDFFSNSPFHKDFKECSRRNLAPAVDGIQVRTHWFYERVRGEYLNEQAYLSGTDKKKFQIENPKSQLIDKTFLAKSEIAWLQSPDIVSKGAQYSFMAFAKHITQMLEKDELCITSNYFKEAVSRIIMFKQVEKLVSYATWYNGGYRAQCVAYTLSYLSYYLEKNRLFLNFSKIWDEQKISNNLENIISIVASKIYTNITNPPEGNANIGQWCKKKLCWDSIKDMELSLEFDDEILSSAEEEKYIKKEARKDKKLDDNIEVQSFVVKFKDWDKILKYYEKDEIRLQISMKQMDILAKVVNGSIGLPSIKQAIILYDLYENAIKEGFLI encoded by the coding sequence ATGGTTAGTTTAGATGACTTTCATCAAGATTTTATGCAGGATATCGTGAGTCAAGCCCAAAGCCGAGGTATAAGCAAACAAGAAGCATTTTTTGAGTCGGTCTGTGACTCTCTTGTTGACGAAGGAGAACTATCGCAAGACTACATGATTGCTGAATACAATAAAAGAGATATGGAAGTAAGTGGATATGACTTTGATGTAGAGCGTGGTAAGCTTAGCCTTCTAGTGCATTGTTTTTTTCAAAGTGATGATATACAAACTCTCATAAAAGCGCAGATAGAATCAAAATTTAAAAAGCTGGAAAATTTCCTTTTAAGGAGTTTCCAAAAACTTTATGATATTATGGAGGAGGGTTTTGAGCATTACTCAATGGCCTATAATATATATTCGTATTTAATTAAAAATGAAATTAAAAAAATCCGCCTTATTATTATAACAGACGGAAAAATTACTAAAAATTTAGCAAGTATCCCAAATAAAGTATTATCTGGCATTGATGCGGAATATCGCATCATAGATATTGAGTTTTTATATAAAATTTATACTATAAATAACTCAAAAAACAACTTTGACGTTGAGGTTGATTTACCGGCGCTTGTAGTAGACACGCCGGCGAAAGACTACAGATCTTATTTAAGCGTAATAGATGGCAGGACAATAGTTGAAATTTATGATACATTTGGCTCTAGACTTTTAGAACAAAACGTCAGAACTTTTTTGCAATTTAGAGGCAACGTCAATAAGGGGTTGCGAAACACTATAGAATATAAGCCAGAGATGTTTTTCGCATACAATAATGGCATAACTGCAACAGCTAATGATGTTATTTTGCAAGATGGCAAAATTATAAAAATATCAAATTTTCAGATTGTCAATGGAGGCCAGACCGTATCGGCCATATATGCTTCAAGTAAAAATTCAAAGCTAGACGTATCAAAAATTTATGTTCAGATGAAACTATCTGTAGTTGCTGACGCCGAAAAACAAGATGAATTTGTCTCAAAAGTTAGCGAATACGCAAATACCCAAAACAAGATAAATCAATCAGATTTTTTTTCAAATAGTCCTTTCCATAAAGATTTCAAAGAATGCTCAAGAAGAAATTTGGCACCAGCTGTTGATGGAATACAAGTAAGAACTCATTGGTTTTATGAGAGGGTAAGGGGCGAATACTTAAATGAACAAGCATATTTAAGTGGCACAGATAAAAAGAAATTTCAAATAGAAAACCCCAAGTCACAACTTATAGATAAAACATTTTTAGCTAAAAGCGAAATCGCTTGGCTACAATCGCCGGATATTGTATCAAAAGGCGCACAATATAGCTTTATGGCTTTTGCAAAACATATTACTCAAATGTTAGAAAAAGATGAGCTTTGTATAACGAGCAACTATTTTAAAGAAGCAGTATCTAGAATTATAATGTTTAAACAAGTTGAAAAACTTGTTTCTTACGCCACTTGGTACAATGGTGGTTATAGGGCACAATGCGTAGCCTATACCCTATCGTACTTATCGTATTATTTAGAAAAAAATAGATTATTTTTAAATTTTTCTAAAATATGGGATGAACAAAAAATATCTAATAATTTAGAGAATATAATCTCTATAGTTGCTAGCAAAATATATACTAACATAACTAACCCGCCGGAAGGCAATGCAAATATAGGCCAATGGTGTAAAAAGAAGTTATGCTGGGATAGTATAAAAGATATGGAATTGAGTTTAGAATTTGATGATGAGATATTAAGTAGTGCAGAAGAAGAAAAGTATATAAAAAAAGAAGCAAGAAAAGACAAGAAACTTGATGACAATATAGAAGTTCAATCGTTTGTCGTTAAATTTAAAGATTGGGACAAGATTTTAAAATATTATGAAAAAGATGAAATAAGACTCCAAATATCTATGAAGCAAATGGATATATTGGCAAAAGTGGTAAATGGAAGTATAGGACTTCCTTCTATAAAGCAAGCTATTATTTTATATGATCTTTATGAGAATGCTATAAAAGAAGGTTTTTTGATATAA
- a CDS encoding ATP-binding protein: MDPIEINPNVANFIKSLRDIGYTFEVAVADIIDNSISASANDIKIYAIQHPEPFFCILDNGVGMNEDELVEAMRLSSKNPDERRNDIALGKFGLGLKMASFSQCKKLTVISKKCNQINIKQWDLDYISKSDKWLLLTPELSEYKNLEIFKDFYKNDNSTLVIWEDMDKIEQISECLEILREHLSLVFHQFLEGADGARKIKISINNNPLIPFNPFNPTHDATFIKFTEIIKYNEKEIKITPFILPHHSKVTSSEWEKYGGRGGYIKSQGFYLYRAHRLLVYGKWWGTLKSSDATKLVRIKIEISNDQDELWNIDVKKSIANPVAGLKEELKRVALYSIKDGVKPFSTRGRKINDKNVTRFWDLVCEDSKIYFAINKENPMHQKLLDLLDLQTRELFQLYLKSLEACIPLEAIQVQVQQNPHNFRQEDIISNTEAVKILEYLKNIGLSEDEIKKIEIFKKYKEPLDGM, from the coding sequence ATGGATCCGATAGAAATTAATCCAAATGTTGCAAATTTTATCAAATCACTTCGTGATATAGGATATACTTTTGAAGTGGCAGTTGCTGATATTATCGATAACAGCATATCTGCCAGTGCAAATGATATAAAAATTTATGCCATACAACATCCTGAACCGTTTTTTTGCATTCTAGATAATGGTGTGGGAATGAATGAAGATGAGCTAGTAGAAGCCATGAGACTATCTTCGAAAAATCCAGACGAGAGAAGAAACGATATAGCTCTTGGTAAATTTGGTTTAGGTCTTAAAATGGCTTCATTTTCTCAATGCAAAAAACTTACCGTTATATCAAAGAAATGTAATCAGATAAATATTAAGCAATGGGATTTAGACTATATCTCTAAAAGCGATAAATGGCTACTTTTGACGCCTGAGTTGAGTGAGTATAAAAATCTTGAAATTTTTAAAGATTTTTATAAAAACGATAATTCTACTCTTGTCATATGGGAAGATATGGACAAAATCGAGCAAATTTCAGAATGTTTAGAAATACTAAGAGAGCATTTGTCTTTGGTTTTTCATCAATTTTTAGAGGGTGCTGACGGCGCAAGAAAAATAAAAATATCCATCAATAATAATCCGTTAATACCTTTTAATCCGTTTAATCCAACACATGATGCAACCTTTATAAAATTTACAGAAATAATTAAATACAACGAAAAAGAAATAAAAATTACCCCATTTATCTTACCGCATCATTCAAAAGTGACTTCATCGGAATGGGAAAAATATGGCGGAAGAGGTGGCTATATAAAATCTCAAGGTTTCTATCTTTATAGAGCCCACAGATTACTTGTCTATGGTAAATGGTGGGGAACTCTAAAATCTAGCGATGCGACAAAGCTTGTTCGCATAAAGATTGAAATTTCAAACGATCAAGACGAGTTGTGGAATATTGATGTAAAAAAGTCTATCGCAAATCCAGTTGCTGGCTTGAAAGAAGAGCTCAAAAGAGTTGCTCTATACTCCATAAAAGATGGGGTAAAGCCCTTTTCTACTCGTGGTCGTAAAATAAATGACAAAAATGTTACTAGATTTTGGGATTTAGTTTGCGAAGATAGTAAAATTTATTTTGCAATAAATAAAGAAAATCCAATGCATCAAAAATTATTAGATTTATTGGATTTGCAAACAAGAGAACTATTTCAGCTATACCTAAAATCACTTGAGGCATGCATACCATTAGAAGCTATACAGGTACAGGTCCAGCAAAATCCACATAATTTTAGGCAAGAGGATATTATTTCAAATACAGAAGCAGTTAAAATACTGGAATATCTAAAAAATATAGGACTTAGCGAAGATGAAATTAAAAAAATAGAGATTTTTAAAAAATATAAGGAGCCGTTGGATGGAATGTAG
- a CDS encoding DNA cytosine methyltransferase — MTYRVGSLFAGVGGVCQAFKNSNCNVVWANEIDKDACKTYRLNHVSTNLIEGDVKKLNGKNLSDIDILTAGFPCQPFSLAGHGRGFEDERGKLFFEVSRLLKELRPKAFFLENVKTIASHNNGETFKTIRNEIKRAGYSFIPFILNAAKYTDIPQGRERIYIVGFKDEDDYLFEKPIKENIKEMEQANLLSSKFKIPKETNKKPKSIKFFLDNSCVTLTDIYNDKNNKIHRKVIESVVDENIVYQYRRYYVRPNKSNVCPTLTANMGAGGHNIPIILDDGVIRRLTPKECFNLQGFSRDFILPSNISRAQLYKQAGNSVVVPMVEKIAKEIVAVLDGSDRN; from the coding sequence GTGACTTACAGAGTAGGAAGTTTATTTGCTGGAGTTGGTGGTGTGTGCCAAGCATTTAAAAATTCAAATTGTAATGTTGTATGGGCAAATGAAATTGATAAAGATGCTTGTAAAACTTACCGATTGAATCACGTCAGTACCAATCTCATTGAAGGAGATGTTAAAAAGTTAAATGGTAAAAATTTAAGTGATATAGATATATTAACAGCAGGTTTTCCTTGTCAGCCCTTTTCACTTGCTGGACATGGCAGAGGGTTTGAAGATGAACGTGGTAAGCTTTTTTTTGAAGTATCAAGATTACTAAAAGAATTAAGGCCGAAAGCCTTTTTTTTAGAGAATGTTAAAACCATAGCTTCTCATAATAACGGTGAAACTTTTAAAACCATTAGAAATGAGATAAAAAGAGCTGGATATTCTTTTATACCATTTATATTAAACGCTGCAAAGTATACAGATATACCACAGGGAAGGGAAAGAATTTATATTGTAGGCTTTAAGGATGAAGACGACTATTTATTTGAAAAACCTATAAAAGAAAATATAAAAGAAATGGAACAAGCCAATCTACTATCTAGCAAGTTTAAAATTCCTAAGGAAACAAATAAGAAACCAAAAAGTATAAAATTCTTTCTAGATAACTCGTGCGTTACCCTGACTGATATATATAACGACAAAAATAATAAAATTCACCGTAAAGTGATAGAGAGTGTAGTGGATGAAAATATTGTTTATCAGTATAGACGCTATTATGTTCGCCCTAATAAATCAAATGTGTGCCCTACTCTAACTGCAAATATGGGTGCAGGTGGACACAATATACCAATTATATTAGATGATGGTGTAATAAGAAGATTAACCCCAAAAGAATGCTTTAATTTACAAGGCTTTTCAAGAGACTTTATACTCCCATCAAACATATCAAGAGCACAGTTGTATAAGCAGGCTGGAAATTCTGTTGTTGTGCCAATGGTTGAAAAAATTGCAAAAGAGATTGTAGCGGTGTTGGATGGATCCGATAGAAATTAA
- a CDS encoding site-specific integrase, with amino-acid sequence MHKIYQFRDLLYKIPTKLAQKSRYKDKNLSQILKLSEKDDKLSEVTIQKYMIRVIQFFNYCFDSGYISRSITAKMNVKIDVDPSERAVLPYDVSEARKIFEIVTSIKQSGKSPSTRIEASELYYVTMIAAYSGMRIKEITQLHKKDIVLRDGIYCFNINTNDGKTTKTKNSIRFVPIHSKLIDLGLLEYVNSKKNGNIFKVSNKDFSEIFRSQIQRKFIDKDSKKTFYSFRHYFIDYLVQREVEANLIAQIVGHEKQYKILLNTYAKPINANTLKSKVEMVSYDNE; translated from the coding sequence TTGCATAAGATTTATCAATTTAGAGATCTTCTTTATAAAATTCCAACCAAGCTAGCCCAAAAGAGCAGGTACAAAGATAAAAATTTATCTCAAATACTTAAGCTAAGCGAAAAAGACGACAAGCTCTCTGAAGTTACTATTCAAAAATATATGATAAGGGTGATTCAGTTTTTTAACTATTGCTTTGATAGTGGCTATATAAGCAGAAGCATAACCGCAAAAATGAACGTCAAGATAGATGTAGACCCTAGTGAGAGAGCCGTGCTTCCATATGATGTATCAGAAGCTAGAAAGATCTTTGAGATAGTAACTAGCATCAAGCAAAGCGGCAAATCGCCAAGCACAAGGATAGAGGCTAGTGAGCTATATTACGTCACAATGATAGCTGCATATAGTGGTATGAGGATAAAAGAGATCACGCAGCTTCATAAGAAAGATATAGTCTTAAGGGATGGAATTTACTGCTTTAACATAAATACAAATGATGGTAAAACTACCAAGACCAAAAACAGCATTAGGTTTGTGCCTATCCATAGTAAGCTCATAGATCTAGGCCTGCTAGAATATGTTAATAGCAAGAAAAACGGAAATATATTTAAGGTAAGCAATAAGGACTTCTCTGAAATTTTTAGAAGCCAGATCCAAAGAAAGTTTATAGATAAAGACTCTAAAAAGACCTTCTACTCTTTTAGGCACTACTTTATAGACTATCTAGTGCAACGTGAAGTCGAAGCCAACCTTATAGCTCAGATAGTAGGGCATGAAAAGCAGTATAAAATTTTACTAAACACTTATGCCAAGCCTATTAATGCAAACACACTAAAGTCTAAAGTAGAGATGGTATCGTATGATAATGAATAG